ACAGTCATTGCGCCTCTGGATCGGACCAAGATCATTTTCCAAGGCAAGAACAACGCTCCATTTCCTTCCAAATATAGAAGTTAGTGCAGAAAACGGACTACTGTTAATTCTGTTctgagtatttatttattttctgtgtgtaggCCCACAAAAGTTTCCACTGACCGTTGTAACTCATGTCTAATCCTCTTAGTAGATGTTTAGCCTGCATGGGAGAGTGTGTTGTTTAACCATTAGGTTCACTGATGAACctaatttttgtttgtttgtttttcttccacagTGTCCTCCAAAAGATTCTCAGCTAAGGTGAGCTAAGTCTAGATTTCTTTTCTAGACTGAAATAGATCATGTCTTCCAAAATCTAGATTTACCTCATTTAATATGTAGCTACACTGGCAGCCAGGACACCGTTAAAAGGCAGAACGTACAGTATTTATGCTGGAAATtgatttttgacaattttgccaagtacaaatgatttaaaaagaaaaaaacatttggtggGTACAGCTCTTGGTTACAGATTTTATAATGTTCTTAATTgagcatttgtgtatttttgtgaatgacaaaacaagcaaaacagacagaatgaaTCATTTGAGGTATCTGTTAAGacaggaaatgtttgactttttgacattttattgaattaattaaaacaaattatatcaataacaaaaacaaccttaGTTGGAGGTCTAGAACGTCTCTGGTAGATCTTGGGTCTAGTATTATTTTGTATGCCATTATGTCACcggcacactcacacactttccTACGCATTCAGTCGCACATTACACCTGATTGTGCACCTTGAAAATATTGAGATTGTCATGTTAAATTATTAGATGAGGGAAAACAAGAAGGGCATCTACATCTCCGCTCCTAACCCCATATACCCACCCACCCCCAGGAGGCCTTCAGGCTCATCTACTGTACGTACAAGAAGGAGGGGCTTCTGGGTCTGTGGAGAGGGAACTCTGCCACCATGGTGAGGGTCATACCCTACGCTGCCCTCCAGTTCTGCTCACATGACCAGTACAAAAAACTGTTGGGGAACTACTACGGCTACCAGGGCAAGTGAGTAGAGCATTTGTCTATCAGCTGTAATGAATTTATTTGAAGATGAAAGGGATGACAATGGTGGTTGTTGGATGGGtcgctccaccactttggttcagaATGAATTGTCTACATCCTTGACGCCAGATTTCACTAATTCAGGCCAGATATCCTTTGTGTGGGTAATTTGAACTCCGGCCGATTTATGAGAACTATgtttaaccttttctcagatcactgcagggtaaatccagacaactagctagactatctgtcccatctgagttttctgttgcacgatttAAACAACCTTTAAACGTACACAAGTTCCACCAACACAAGTCCCTTCTAAGCCTATTTTTCAGCGGCACCGCGGCTTTTCTCAAgtgcttagcgccacccaagatgattttgattggtttaaagaaatgccaataaaccagagcacgttatTGTCCCCTCCCAGAATGcgatgtggactagccagaccctcctccagcgtgctttggaggagggtccggcaaagcaagactaagaATGaataacatcagcatgttagcattgtttttcttttaacagcaTAAAGAATAAATTTTggggtattattattattattatttactacAGATtactgtgttgtttgttttcagagCTCTGCCTCCGTTCCCACGCTTCCTGGCCGGCTCTCTGGCCGGCACCACTGCTGCGATGCTTACCTACCCTCTGGACATGGCGCGAGCCAGGATGGCAGTCACAGCCAAAGAAATGTAAGCACCCATCCCCTTACAGTCCCATAACACGCACCACTGTGTACCGACGGGCTCTCTGTTGTCTTGCCAGTACAAATAAAATAGACCATTGCAATGCATGAATGTTACTAAATGTCATACATTACCCCTCATAATGGTAAATAGTACAGTTAAACAATTGTTAAACAATGTGTTGAATGACGCTTTTTCTTGGGACAGGTACAGCAACATTATGCACGTCTTTGTGCGGATCTCCCAAGAGGAGGGTGTCCGGACCCTTTACAGAGGCTTCACTCCCACTATCATGGGTGTCATCCCATATGCAGGGATCACATTCTTCACATATGAGACCCTCAAGAAGCTACACACAGGTACTGATTGCTATTCTTCTCCACTAATGCCTACATTTTGTAGGGCTCGGTATTGTTCAAACATTTTTGCTACTGGTACCAATAGCAATACCTTGACTTCACTATTGGTTCCTGGCCgatacttttttcaataccaatatcataaaatacattttatttctgtgatctgattttatttcatttatttaatgaaccaaatgaaaatgcaaaacattggtccagatgacaacataGAGAGAAGAAGGCACAGTACActttttccacaatccttctttgcgatcaaatgtttcactctaaaacaaagagaggaaatacagggaggagggagacacaacaaaaacacaacagcaagaacaatgcccgcagctcacaaacaagacacacagaaacagacgcactcacaaacacacaaacaaacaaacaaacaagaggcattgACAGGGAGACCGGCACAAGATGAAGtggaccaaacacacacacacacagacagaagtgaGAAGGCTTTAGCACAAATCTATAGCATGGACTTCAATGATccagcaatgctgagccaagtgtccaaagtccttCCCAGGGCTCCAGCTATGCTATCCGTGGAGGGCTCCGTATACACGCCATccagaaaggaaagggtccaagtacgaatagacaagtcatgaggtgTTTTCCAATTgattgcaatcattctctttgCCGCTGTAAGTCCATcaaaaacagcatgtttttgagttttagagGGCTGAAGAGCTAACAGGttattcagaatcaaaacactaATAGTAACCTGTACAGTATCAATTAtcagggcagatattttggatgcaatgtTGTTCCGCAACTGACTGACAGGAGAGCACTCCAAGATaatgtgaagatatgtaccttgagcttttagtgggcagaaagtgcataaaggttTGTTAATTACCTTTATGTGATGCATTGTCACAGGGATGAGATATGTCctttgaatgaaattgtagtgaatctgctgatggtctggattgcgtgatatttctggaatgttagaccatacatcatgccagtcaacATTCCAGATCCtttcaataggaagggcagcacagccagatatcaccaagaactAATAAAGCCTCAATACCACACCACAGGTTTTTGGCTGCATAGTAAATAACTTCCAGATAGGATGGAGGCAGAGCCCTCTGACAGGGGACACCCTCatgccttgagtgctgatcttaattgaaggtaaaagaacaAAGAGGAACATGGCAgattgaatgcattttgtaagtcagaaaaagggTAACAAGTAGTGATGGCCATTTGAAACTTtctgaaccagtgtctttatttttgtaacccactagatggtgctcttggtttaaaaacaaaaggcctaaggcattgcaattcagtgtactgtcaaccctttgttgaacagagagcgccataaAGTGGGCttggaaaataaagacactggttcacgaagcttcgtTTGGCCATCACTAGTAACAAGCCAACCTTGCTAAAAAGGTCTTTTAGACAATGATCTTccctttgttcccattgtgggGCTGTTATAGGCCTCCCGCCAATCAGGAGCACGACATTGTTGAATAATGGAGAAAATGTGTCacagttacaagctatatggcaATATATTTCAGCCAGTCttcaagttttgataagatgagagataacGGGGCCAAAGCGTTTGTTGGAgatattggcaaaaagaacgtcatggagtgaccaaggctctgtcaaaGCATTTTCTAACGCCAGCAAAGAGACGTATCTGGGTTGAACCAAGTAAGGAGGGATCTTAACACAGAGGACCAAGAACAATGTTTTAAGTTGGGAATTgagaggccaccatcctctttcctccAATGTAGAATACAACTTGTAGAACTTAAGTCACGGCCGTTttcctttccagataaatttagatactgctgattgtaatttatgcTAATAACCAGAAGAAGGGGAAAGAAatagcatagagctcacaaaattaatcaaaaacattcatttcaACCACTGAGATACAGTTTTGAATCGACTTCGTTCAAAACATTGTTCAGTGCAACAGAATAGTTATGTTTAacaatctggtttaagcaggggaagacCTCAATTctcaaatatttaaactgcttaacaatgtgGGTGTTAGTAGAGACGGTTGAATTGCGAGCCGGATCATTTCAGACTTTGACTAGTTATTTTGaaagcctgataagcttccatactACTCACATAATGAAGAGATTGAGAGagcttttccaaaaaaaaaaaggccagcGGCTCTAGAGAACTTACAACTAACGGGGCAGCCTTGGAGTGAggatctagaaactggaaacagagGAGGAGGTGCATCCGGTTAAGACTCAGGCTGAGGGGTTATAATAGAGAACTTTAATCACACCTATGAAGGtgttaccaaagcccatcacctctaagactgactATAGAAATGACCACTAAAGCCTATCAAAGGATTTCATTGTGTCAAGTGAGAGAAGTGACATTGAGGTCTTACTGTCTTCTGCCACATGAACAACTTGGAGAAGGCATAGGTTAAGCAGGCTCAGAGTTTGATAGCTAGAGCCCTCTGGAGGATCTTTATCCTTTTTTAAGAGTATGGAAatcaaggctgtgttaacatcccttAAAAATTCACCCTTCTCAGAAGAGAAATTAATCATGTTAAGAAGGAATGGGTCCAGTTGTTCCCAAAAATGTGCATATAATTCCGTTGGGTGGGGCGGGGAGATCCCATCAAAGCCTGGCGATTTTCCCttttgcatattctgtactgCCAACCTTAGTTCCTCTAAAGTGATCAATTTGTCTAAGTCAGCTGACTTCTCTGCTGATAACTGAGGCAAGTCAAGCTGATTCAACCAgctttcactgtgtttttttttacaaagtaacCACTGATTCAAacaaattggaataaaatgtctgaaaggatttatATATTTCAACAGGGTCAGTTCTAATGTTTCCATCTGAAGATATAATAGTGGTAATATCTGCAAAAAGGTCACTGGACCTTATTCTCATGGCAAGTAGATGACTAGTAAAAGTGAAAGTAATAGCGATGTCTTGTTCTCGATTGGGaattcagatttctgtttcagaatgttttttatttctgtcttgaCTAGTGATTGTTCTAAAGCTATTTGGTCAGTAAAATTAACTCTGTTGGCTAAGCGGCCAATATCAGTCCGTATCGAATGCGtctcctgtaataatgcaaagtcaacatttctctttttaagtaGGGCTAGGGTGCTGGCTCGCTTGTAAGGTGTATTTAGACCACCACAGTTAAAAAACCAAAAATTTAAGATCACTCATTATTAAAAAAGCTGCGTTCTAAATGACAGTAAATGTGGAAAAGCAACATGGTActgattttcatttctttaaatccaaAGTTAAGTCTCTcaacacacagaacatgttAGACACAGAACAGAAGTAGACGAGACAGTGACAAAAAGGAACGCGAGAGGAGCAGCGTTATGAGATCTTGGTGGAAGCATGCTGAATGCTTATTGGCTTATTGtctaaagtgacattttttatacTTAACTAAGTAAAAATTTGTTGTTTAGATGTtgaactctttttcttttttatgatctTTCTCGCCACTCCAGAAAAAACGAAGCGACCCCAGCCGTACCCCCATGAGCGCTTGGCATTTGGTGCCTGCGCAGGCCTGATTGGCCAATCTGCCTCCTATCCCCTGGACGTGGTACGTCGACGCATGCAGACCGCCGGCGTCACCGGCTCATCGTACGGCACAATTCTGGGGACCATGCGTGAGATTGTAACGCAGGAGGGCTTTGTGCGGGGACTATACAAGGGCCTGAGCATGAACTGGATTAAAGGGCCCATTGCTGTGGGGATAAGCCTCACCACATTTGACATCTCGCACAGCCTTCTGCGCAAATTGCATCAGATGGGCTACTCCGCTCACTGAATCATTTGGGAGTGACAGGAGGAAACAAAGAAGCACAGACTGACGTGAGGTAGATCACTTGTTTCACATGGcaattctaaaaaaaagtctctgcACTCAGTCTGGGCAGAGCCGTCCTGCTACACAGGAGGGGATGAGTGGAAAGGAGATCTGTTatgcacaaagaaacacagttCGTTCCAAGCTTTGGTTAATGCACAGTCAGGATTCACTGGCAGAGAGGGTGAGGAGACATAAAAAGAAGTGTCTTTAAATTGTTCACATAATCACAACTTTTTCTTAAATCACATGAAGTGATTACCAGTGGGACTGTGGataaagaaaagttttgttttttatggatAATAAGGAGcactttgtgttgtttataaGATGCATGCTTGCACTTTATTAAACCTACAATGTTCTTTCAAACTAATCTTGTACTCCTTCCTGAGATACCttgtttttaatgagttttATTGCTTTTAGTTTGGAtggaaattttattttaattttaatcgcATCGTTTCTTTAATCATTTCAAATGGCGTGATTGTGCAGGGGTATGGATTGTGATGAAAGGGTGATTAtgcaatatgttttgttttccttttcaatgTTATGAAAATGTAAAGATGATGGTGTTACGATGAATTGAGATTGATGGAGCCGATGTTTGTAGGAGAGTGATCATGTCAGCAGGACTGTACAGTTTCACTGTCCATCCAGCACTGAGGAGGTGAGGGCTAGTATTAAAATGTCTACGAGAGGCTAATCAAAtgtatgaggaaaaaaaatctatatttacaaaagatttttggttcatttacatgttattgagaggtttttgttgttgtgcggATTTCACCATTGCTTTTACACAAGAGTAAGGCGTTGTTTTTCTGGAAAATCTAAATATGGCAAAGCACTAAACTCCGTCATAAGTTTCATGTGAATAAGGAGCAATTATACTTTCACTGCTAATGTACATTTCAACGAAGCAGTATTTTCAAAGAGGTACGTTTACGATTGTAAGTTGAAACTGACTTATCAATAAACTGTCCATTTACAACCATGAGCAATGAGTCTTTTTGTCCACTTGAGGGGGCCATGAGCAAAGCCAATCTCACCAATAGCAACATGAAAGGCCTGACTTAAAGATTCTAAATTGAAAAAGGAATATTTCTATATTCTATATAGGTTTCTACAGATGCAAAGatctttaattttttctttttcttttctcatttttgaaCAATAATGTGGTCTTCATTACATCTCCGTTGTAGGAGGAATTGTTTTGGTGTTTAGCCTTTATTTCCCTCAAAGCTTTAGTTGGTCTGGAAATAAAGTATAAATCAATTAATATATCCAATATCTCATATATAataattactgtgtgtgtgtgtgtgtgtgtgtgtgtgtgtgtgtgtgtgtgtgtgtgtgtgtgtgtgtcagtagaTGGCAGCATTGAGTAGCTGCTCTTCTCTATGCACTTCATGGCCTGAACTTGACCTGCCCTCTGTTCACTGagaccatttttattttaaattttattgttttatttcattcaaaCATTCCATGGACACCTTCTCTTGATTGAGTAGCCAATATTGCAAGTTCACAAAGCCAAATATGAGAAAAATTGAATTTGTGAATTCACATTACAAAACGCTGTAAAGGCTAATTACACACTAAGAcgttgcaaaatgtttttttctgtcttatttctttttcatttattattacacacatgttTGATGTCAAAACTGTGTCTATAGTGAAATGAAAGGGAATCATATTTATTGAAGTCATTTAGAAATAGAACTCCTGTCCCATCTTTGaacattatttgtatttttgtattatttatatgGACTCTATTAAAAAgcaagtcattaaaaaaatactagtTGCATAGTCAATAAAAACACCCAGAAATGGGTAGCAATTATAATAATAGATGAACATggataaacaaaaaatgatttcagCAACACATTCATTGAAAATTTTAATCCCACAGACAATCAGGACGCAAATAGCATTTTGGACACTTCCTTAAAAACTattaacaatcaaacaaaattaTAATGTCAAAATGagtttattttgattaaatatgACTTAACACCACACAATACTATTTAATATTGCTATTCTTCAGTGACATCCTGGCtagtgtttattaaaataagatttttgagTAGTGTTATACTGATTTTAAAGGTAGTGTCCTTTTCTGTGCTCTTCCTTTTTAGCTGCACTTGTGTTGTggtctaatgtattgtagtgggtatGCTACTGcagttgggggtgggggggcttgTCATAGTggggggggtctgggtgtcccCTACCAGGGAAATTTTGAGCATCAACGgcttcatttcctgttttcgGACACccttttatgcaccaatttacggtggaaatacctttatgtgaagatgaaaaacacatgtgacaaaatatattaaaaaatattatagtaGTGGGAATACTGCGTATACCTGCGTATCCCTTAGACTACACCGTTGGCCGTGACTAGATCTGAATACTAGGTTAGTGTGTGCCGGCTCCGTCGCATCATTCATTCACCACTTGAAACTCCTCAGCTTTTTTCACCAGCAGCTGAGTGTCGGCTCCTGAACTTCACATGTGAGCAGCCGGATGGAGGGACTCTGCCTTCCTtccatctgtccatccctccatctctcatCCTTTCCTGTCTATATGACCTTGACTGTGAATTATGGGATACCCTGCCACCCCACAGCCAACCAGCCTGGTATTGCAACAATCGAAACAATACCACTGGGTGGATAACATGGTCGGAGGGCGGGTGCCTGAGAGAAGCAGGCGGAAGGGGGGGGTTTGGAAAGATGCTCCTTGAAGGCGCCGTTGCCATAGGTAACCTGGATCTGTGCCAGGAGAGGGGAGTGAGCCATTTGCATGTATTCAAATCTTGCATGAATAATTCACTTTGAAGGCCCTGCTGGAGCGCTGGCAAACAATAGCTGTTCACATACACAATTTCCCAGTAAAAAatgctctgtgtttgtgtgcaaaaatgcacatttgtgtgtatttgtgtgcaaaaatgcatACAAGTACAGCCTTCCCATCACACAAACCCAGCCTTATCCTGTGTGAGAAAGGTGAGGGGTTTTTGTTGGGAGGCACGCAGGAAGGAATCAAGCCTTTCTCACAACTACATCAAATGTGGATGCTGGGAGTTGGATTTTGCAtgcttttgcatttttcacAGCTTTTGAAAACACTCTCTGTTAAGATGAGGCCCTCTTTTTTCAAACACCTCTTTTTGATAAACAATAGATGCAAAACCAGGCACAGGTGCTTTTTGACTTTCAGCTTATTCTGTGGATGTTACACCacaggaggcagaggagggaATTTGTAGTAGACAtatgcatttacacacatgtcCACACCCCTGTGGTGCCCTGCACAAAGCCACACTGGCTGGCATCCAGTTGCCTTCAATTTGAAGGCCATGCTTAGTGTTTGCTTCCTCAGCACCTGGCTCCACTGCATACATTCGCCAGTATtacaagggagagagaggcattTTATCAAACATAAACTAGCCTGTGAACCTGTCTTTCAAAAGCCaagaaacaagtgaaaaaaTACCAAATCACGCTGCCGTGAATATAAAACTCAGTCAAGAACATCTATAATCGTTCCATGCATGCATGCTGATATTTACAAGCGCTAAAGGAACGTCATCCTCTCTCACAGCACAACCTCGGtgctccctctctccctagctcagTCTTGTTAATTTTACAAGATCCAGCATATTGCCACTTATCGGATGGC
This sequence is a window from Etheostoma cragini isolate CJK2018 chromosome 9, CSU_Ecrag_1.0, whole genome shotgun sequence. Protein-coding genes within it:
- the LOC117950353 gene encoding mitochondrial coenzyme A transporter SLC25A42-like translates to MAHNHQSPLPVAKATVLALPPSSQAKDLRPRWTVLDSLLCGAFAGAVAKTVIAPLDRTKIIFQVSSKRFSAKEAFRLIYCTYKKEGLLGLWRGNSATMVRVIPYAALQFCSHDQYKKLLGNYYGYQGKALPPFPRFLAGSLAGTTAAMLTYPLDMARARMAVTAKEMYSNIMHVFVRISQEEGVRTLYRGFTPTIMGVIPYAGITFFTYETLKKLHTEKTKRPQPYPHERLAFGACAGLIGQSASYPLDVVRRRMQTAGVTGSSYGTILGTMREIVTQEGFVRGLYKGLSMNWIKGPIAVGISLTTFDISHSLLRKLHQMGYSAH